GATCCCTGATTTTCCAACTTAGCAGAACAATCAAAGCCGTGCCGAGAAACGACTCTCCATAACCACCAAAACCCCCCGTAGTGTAATTTAATACGATATAAGGACAAAATACCAAGAACAACGCACCTATCAAGGCTCCGGTTTCGCCGAAAAGTCTCCGATAGATGAAATAGAACAGCAATAAACCCGGTAAGACGATTAACATCATTGCAACTCGCAACTGAATAAATCCATCGCCAAAAATATGGAAAATCATTGCAGAAAGATAGGCTGCTGGAGCACCTGCATAATGATTTTCCCAATAGACGAGGGGGAATTCCTCCAGTGCGGCGATCTTTTGCGCCATCATGCCAAAAACCGCTTGATCGGCGTCTCCCAGACTTCCAGCCGGCGTGAATAAAAAAATGACCCGCGTTATCAAAAATAGCGTTGTTATTATAGCAATATGTGCTGTTATGTTAAAATCTCCTTAGGAAAAGGCTCTTCACCGCGCTGGTAATATCTTATAAATACGCAAGTTGTTGAATTTGCCTTCTGAGATATCAGAATAGGTTGATAATAGTTTGGAACACGGCCTGTCTTGCCAACAAAAATAGTAATTTATATGATATTTGTTGAGTTCCTTTAAAAGTTCGGGGTCATCAATTCTTGGCTTGGCAATGCCGTAGTACTTCGCACGTAAATGATAGGTAGCAAAAATCAAATCATCAAAGTGTCCGTTAGACACGATTCGTCCACTGACACCTATTTTCTTCAGTGCCTTTGAGAATAGATAGAAGTCCTTGCCCATTGTAGAAGTGGCTCTAAGATCGCGCAAAGGCATGAACATCATTGAAAGACATAAAAAGAGAATGGCAACTTTTTTCCGACCGTGTTCTCCAAAATCGTACCGGTCAATAAGATATCCCCCTAAAACAAAAATCAGCAAGATGTTCATGTAGAGGTACCTTTTTGTTACAAGCAAAGGCAAGTACCCTGCAGTATATAAAAAAATGGTTACGAGAATGAGAAAGACTCTGTTTACGAGTATCTCCCTTGTTGGCAGACCCATCAAATGAAGAACGGAAAAAATAATTATAGTCATCGAAAAAAGAGAACTTGCTTGGAAAGCATCTATGGCAGCGAAAATATTTTTGACGCTATTACGACCAATAGCAGCCATACGGTGCTTGATACCACCAAAAGGATGGTCCACTTCGGCAAACAACAGATTCGGATTATCCCAAACGCTTCCAGCCATAGGATCGGGCGGGGCTATAAACCCAATGCGGTCAAAAGGCATTCTCCAGTGATCACGGACTATTAACTTATAATTGTAGGAACCCGCATCATTGAATGTCACCCTGCCTGACTTTAAAGAGATGATAGAAATCCATAGGACGGAAATAAGCATGAAACTTGACAATCCCAGCAAAAAGCTCGCCAGTATCCTTTTTCTATGGAAGAGGTCCACCGTGGCAAAATATCTAAAAAGGTTCATTGCTGTAAAGTGTGACACAAAAAATGGAAAGGCAAATCCCTTGGTTAAATAAGCAGCTGCGCCGAGCAAGCCGCAAACTATACTGTTTCTATAGCTTTTGCCGTAATCCAAGGAAATAATTTTTTGCATATAAAAAAGTAAAATAACTGCAAGAAGAAAATCTGGATTTACGGTAATTAGGGTAAATGCATAAAATGCAGGAAAGAGCCCCAACATCAGTATATGGGAAACATCTTCAGAGACGGAAAAATCCAGAAGCAGTTTTTTCAAAGCAAAAAACGCAAAAACACCTGCTATCAAACCAATAAATTTGAAAGCTACAAGCCCCTCCATTCCCAACAGTAGGAAAGGTACCATAAGCCAAGATATCATTGGAGACCAAAAGCTATTGATTGCATCACTAATATGGCCAGTGGCATATTTTTCAGCAATTGCTATATATGTTGGGGCATCTGTATTGATATGATATTTATAGATATTTAGAAAAAATAATCCCATTATAAAATAGATAAGCAAGATTAAAGAAAAATAACGTTCATTATTAAAATAAATCCTTCTGAACCACACTTTCAAGATATCATCTCCCGGATGAACCTGATGACCTCCTCTGGCTTAATCAAGCGCATGCAGTCGTGCGTTTTTATTTTACAATATCCCAGATTGCAGCCGATGCAGGAAAGCTCGTTCCGGCGCAATACGCGGTGGCCCTCGCCGATCGGCATCCAGAGGTCACGGATCGTCGGCCCAATAAAGGAGATAGTCGGGATGCCGAGCGCCACGGCTATATGCAGAGGGCCGGAGTTGTTGCAGACAACCATTCGGCAGCACGCAAGCAGCGCCGACAATTTTCTCAAATCATCCTGAATTGCTACAACTACCTCCTCCGTGCTATCCGATAGGATTTCCTTAATGATGGGGCGATCGGCAGGGCTGCCGAACACGATGATTGCGGCGGAGGGTTCCCGACGAATCAGCTTGATCAGTTCAGCGTAATACTCTGCGGGCCACCGCTGGGTCGGGTAGTGGGCGCCTGGGTGGATGCCGATGATCTTCCGGCCGCCCAGCCCCTTTTCTTCCAGCCATGTTATTGCCCAGCGCTGTTCAGCGGCTGAAATATAAATTTTTGGCTTTCTCTCGGCGGCGGGGATGCCGATTGCACTAAGCAGGGCGAGCATAATGTCAACAAAATGTCCGCCAGGAATGCTCTTCGGTGGCGGGACGTTGAAGAGAACCTCACGGCCATAGGCAGCATACCCAAGCCGGTGGGCCGCACCGCTCAGAAAGGCAAGCCAGGCCGTATGCATTTCATAGTCGGCGCCGGGGTCGATTGCCAAGTCAAAACGCCGTATCCGTAATTGCTTCAAGAACCTGATCTTTTTCAAAATTCCCCAATGGCGATCATAGATTTGCACCGAGTCCACCGTGGGATTGTGTTGGAGAATCGCGGCATTGGCCGGACTGGCCAGCACCGTCAATTCCGCCTGCGGCAGCGCCTTTTTGAGCGCCGCGAAGGCCGGGGTGGAAAGAACCATATCGCCGATCCGATCCGTCCGGATAAATAATATCTTATGGATTTTTTGCAGGCTGATGGGGTCAGGACTTCCGGGAAGCAAGAGGCTGAAAATCTTCAGACAGCCGTATCGTGTCCACAAGTAAAGGGATTTAATAATTGTTTTCACTGAATATCACGACATTTTAGCGCAGACCAAACCTCAGGGACTATAAAAATTGCTATTTCCAGGCCAGTATCTCCTCGTAAAGCCGCTGGGTTTTGCATATATTCGCCTCGATGGAAAAGCGGCTCTCGACACGCTCTCTGGCCGCTTTTCCGAAGCGCCGCCGCAGGGTTGGATCCCGGGCAAGAATCAGCAGGCGCTCGGATAGTTTCGCGGCGTCGCCGGGCGGCACGATGAATCCGGAAACGCCGTCTTCGATCGCCTCCGCCGCGCCGCCGACATCGGTGGCGATAATCGCCTTTCCCATCGCCATCGCCTCGATGATCGCCCGCGAAAACGCCTCGCCAAAGGAGGAAGGTAAAACAAAAATGTCCGTCTCGCACAGAAGCTGCGGGACATTTTTTTCATGGCCGGTAAATATGATTAAATCAGATATTCCCAATTGTTGCGCCATTTTCTGACAGCTTCTCCAATAATCCTGATCAATGCTTTCCCCAACGCACAGAACCCGAAGGGCGGGATTTCCCGAGGCAAGCCGGGCACACGCCTCGATCAGATATCGCTGGCCTTTCATCGGCTCGATGCGCCCGATGCAGGTGATCACCAACTCTTCCGGAGCGATATTGTACTTCGGCCTGATTTGAGATGCTCGCCCGCTAATGGAAAAATCGTTCAGATCTACGCCGTTGTAGATGGTCACAAGCTTGCGGGGATGCCGGATAGCGGCGAAGCGCCCCCGAAGGGCATCCGCCACAAGAATCACCCGGGTTGCCAGGGCATAGAGGAGCGGATCGTAACGCTCCCGATCCGAAGAACGAACATGAAAAACCAGCGGGATACTTTTCCAGCGGGCGACGAGGCCGGCATAGAGCGTATTGCGGGGCCCATCGGTGTGAATCAGCCGGATATCGTGCTCTTCAATGACCTTGGCCAGAGCGGACAACGCCCCCAGCGGGGATAACAAAGCCAGACCTTTAATCCGGGGCAGATCCAGAATAAGAGCCGGTATTTCCCTTTGCCGCAGCGCCGCGGCAAAATCCTCATCGGTGGGCAAAAGGACATAGGGACAGTACTTGCGACGCTCCAACCTGGTGACGAGTTGGAAGAGACTCCGCTGGCCTCCCCACCGGAGGTTGCCGAAGGTGGACAGGTAGAGGATGTTTCGGGGTTTTGTCGTCATGAAACTAACCAATCAGCAACTGATCGTAGAGGGTCTCGATTTGCCTCGTCATCATCGACATGGTGAATCTCTCTTGGTACATCTGCGTTCCTTTTTGCCCCATCATTTTTCTCGCTGCCGGATCGGAAATGAGTTTTTCCAGCGACGTCGTCAGCGCCTCGACACTTCCCGGCGGGACGAGCAGACCGTTTTCGTTTTCCTGAATCAATTCGGGGATGCCGCCGATAGCGGTCCCGATAACGGGCAGTCCCGCCGCCATCGCCTCGATCAGGGCCACGCCCAGCCCTTCACGCAGTTGTGACGGCAAAACAAAGATATCTGCCATATTTAGAAGCGCTGAGATATCCGTGCGGATACCGGTAAAGATGACGGCCTTTTCGATCCCAAGCCGCCGGGACTCTTTGGAAAGTGGCTCCCGCAGCGGCCCATCACCGACGATGATCAGCCGCAACGCCGGGAACCTTTGGGTAAGTGGCGCCAACGCCGCCATAAGCAGGCCGTGTCCCTTGTTTTCAGTCAGCGACGCCACAATGATGATGACGACTGCCTCTGCATAGATGTTAAAGGAATTCCTCATCTTTTCACGACCACAGGCAGGATGACCGGGCAGAGCGACGCCATTGTAGATGAGCGCGGTTTTGTCTTGGTGGATACCCTCTGTCAAAGTGACAAATTCCTCCACCGCACGAGAAATACAGATAATCCGGTCGGTCCAGCGGGAAAGAAATCTCTCTATCCAGATATTCCGTTTGGAATAATCGTAATAGGTACTGTGAACATGGGTGATAATGACCGGAATGGAAGCCAAAATTGCCGCCAGCCGGCCGAAGGTGGATGCAAAATAACCGTGGGTGTGGACAAGGTCGAATTTTTCCCGCTTCATGAGGCAGGCAAGCCTCAATATTGCAATTGGATTATAGTAACTTTGCATACTTAGAATTCTGACCGGCACTCCTTGGGCACTCAATTCCGCGGCAATTTGTCCCCCCCGGGCCAGACACCAGACCTGAACATCGTACTTAGCTTTATCTAGGGATAAAACGATCGCCGCCAGTACCCGTTCCAGGCCCCCAACCTTCAAGTCTTCGACAATATGCAGTATTCTTTTTCGTGCAGGAGTTGTCACAGGTTTAGACCGATTGTGGCGAGGAGCTCTTTTATACGGTGAATATAGGTATGATTCGCGACAACTTCTCGCTGCCCTGCTTCCGCAATC
The sequence above is drawn from the Syntrophales bacterium genome and encodes:
- the waaF gene encoding lipopolysaccharide heptosyltransferase II, giving the protein MKTIIKSLYLWTRYGCLKIFSLLLPGSPDPISLQKIHKILFIRTDRIGDMVLSTPAFAALKKALPQAELTVLASPANAAILQHNPTVDSVQIYDRHWGILKKIRFLKQLRIRRFDLAIDPGADYEMHTAWLAFLSGAAHRLGYAAYGREVLFNVPPPKSIPGGHFVDIMLALLSAIGIPAAERKPKIYISAAEQRWAITWLEEKGLGGRKIIGIHPGAHYPTQRWPAEYYAELIKLIRREPSAAIIVFGSPADRPIIKEILSDSTEEVVVAIQDDLRKLSALLACCRMVVCNNSGPLHIAVALGIPTISFIGPTIRDLWMPIGEGHRVLRRNELSCIGCNLGYCKIKTHDCMRLIKPEEVIRFIREMIS
- a CDS encoding glycosyltransferase family 4 protein, translating into MTTKPRNILYLSTFGNLRWGGQRSLFQLVTRLERRKYCPYVLLPTDEDFAAALRQREIPALILDLPRIKGLALLSPLGALSALAKVIEEHDIRLIHTDGPRNTLYAGLVARWKSIPLVFHVRSSDRERYDPLLYALATRVILVADALRGRFAAIRHPRKLVTIYNGVDLNDFSISGRASQIRPKYNIAPEELVITCIGRIEPMKGQRYLIEACARLASGNPALRVLCVGESIDQDYWRSCQKMAQQLGISDLIIFTGHEKNVPQLLCETDIFVLPSSFGEAFSRAIIEAMAMGKAIIATDVGGAAEAIEDGVSGFIVPPGDAAKLSERLLILARDPTLRRRFGKAARERVESRFSIEANICKTQRLYEEILAWK
- a CDS encoding glycosyltransferase; translated protein: MKVGGLERVLAAIVLSLDKAKYDVQVWCLARGGQIAAELSAQGVPVRILSMQSYYNPIAILRLACLMKREKFDLVHTHGYFASTFGRLAAILASIPVIITHVHSTYYDYSKRNIWIERFLSRWTDRIICISRAVEEFVTLTEGIHQDKTALIYNGVALPGHPACGREKMRNSFNIYAEAVVIIIVASLTENKGHGLLMAALAPLTQRFPALRLIIVGDGPLREPLSKESRRLGIEKAVIFTGIRTDISALLNMADIFVLPSQLREGLGVALIEAMAAGLPVIGTAIGGIPELIQENENGLLVPPGSVEALTTSLEKLISDPAARKMMGQKGTQMYQERFTMSMMTRQIETLYDQLLIG